Proteins from a single region of Undibacterium sp. KW1:
- a CDS encoding GntR family transcriptional regulator, whose product MKNRSASLREEIEELIATGQLQPGHHLDETELAERFGVSRTPIREALIQLASMGIIEMRPRRGAQVATISPQQLVEMFEVMAEFEAMCGRMAARRMSKQEQADLQTAHEACKEARDAEDPDEYFYKNEVFHYLIYRGSHNDFLEKQAMNLHRRLRPYRRLQLRVRDRVANSYNEHDQVVQAILQGEAELTANLLRGHIMIQGQRFADLIASLPRQAS is encoded by the coding sequence ATGAAAAACCGATCAGCAAGCCTGCGGGAAGAAATCGAAGAATTGATAGCAACAGGACAACTGCAGCCTGGCCATCATCTCGATGAAACCGAGCTGGCCGAGCGCTTTGGCGTATCGCGCACGCCGATACGTGAGGCATTAATACAACTGGCATCGATGGGCATCATAGAAATGCGGCCACGGCGCGGTGCCCAGGTAGCGACTATCAGCCCGCAGCAACTGGTGGAAATGTTTGAGGTGATGGCAGAGTTTGAAGCCATGTGCGGGCGCATGGCCGCACGCCGCATGTCGAAACAGGAACAGGCAGATTTACAAACTGCCCATGAAGCCTGCAAAGAGGCGCGTGATGCCGAAGACCCGGACGAATATTTTTACAAGAATGAAGTGTTTCACTACCTGATTTATCGCGGCAGTCACAATGATTTTCTGGAGAAGCAGGCAATGAATTTGCACCGCCGCCTGCGCCCTTACCGCCGCCTGCAACTGCGTGTGCGTGACCGTGTTGCCAATTCCTATAATGAACATGATCAGGTAGTACAAGCGATCTTGCAGGGTGAGGCAGAACTGACCGCAAATTTATTGCGCGGTCATATCATGATACAGGGGCAGCGCTTTGCCGATCTGATTGCCTCATTGCCGCGGCAAGCCAGTTAA
- the dctP gene encoding TRAP transporter substrate-binding protein DctP yields the protein MSQQKRRTVLQALSLAPLAAAWSPLTAWAQNTTLKISHQFPGGTLEEGDFRDRLCRMFAAEVQKRSNGSLKFEIYPGSSLMKTNAQFSSMRKGALDLSLVPLSYAGGEVPEVNIGLMPGLVPSYEVGAAWKNAEVGKELNKLLLDKGIVVVSWIWQAGGVASRTKAVVDPDDVKGMKIRGGSREVDLVLKAAGAAVVSLPSNEIYAAMQTGAMEAAMTSSTSLISFRLEEVSKFLTSGRGQSYWYMFEPLMMSKAIFDKLTKDQQNTIMTVGAELEAFAIKAAKQDDIAVATVYEKKGAKVVDLNAATVKKWQAIARTTAWKDYADKNENCAKLLKLAEKLL from the coding sequence ATGTCGCAACAGAAGAGAAGAACAGTCTTGCAAGCTTTAAGTCTGGCACCGTTGGCGGCGGCATGGTCGCCATTGACTGCATGGGCACAAAATACAACGTTGAAAATTTCGCATCAATTTCCTGGCGGCACGCTGGAAGAAGGCGACTTTCGCGACCGCCTCTGTCGCATGTTTGCCGCAGAAGTACAAAAGCGCAGCAATGGCAGCCTGAAGTTTGAAATCTATCCCGGCTCTTCACTGATGAAGACCAATGCGCAATTTTCATCCATGCGCAAGGGCGCACTCGATTTGTCACTGGTACCTTTGTCGTATGCAGGTGGTGAAGTGCCAGAAGTAAATATAGGCCTCATGCCCGGCCTGGTGCCGTCGTATGAGGTCGGTGCCGCATGGAAGAATGCCGAAGTCGGCAAGGAACTCAATAAGCTCTTGCTGGACAAGGGCATCGTGGTGGTCAGCTGGATATGGCAGGCCGGTGGTGTGGCATCGCGTACCAAGGCGGTGGTTGATCCTGATGATGTCAAAGGCATGAAGATACGCGGCGGTTCGCGTGAAGTCGATCTGGTGTTGAAAGCCGCTGGTGCTGCCGTGGTATCGCTGCCGTCGAATGAAATTTATGCGGCAATGCAGACGGGGGCGATGGAAGCCGCCATGACTTCGTCGACTTCGCTGATCTCTTTCCGCCTCGAAGAGGTGTCCAAATTCCTGACCAGTGGCCGTGGTCAAAGTTACTGGTATATGTTTGAACCCTTGATGATGTCAAAAGCGATTTTTGACAAGCTGACCAAAGACCAGCAAAACACCATCATGACCGTGGGTGCTGAGCTCGAAGCTTTTGCCATCAAGGCTGCCAAGCAGGATGATATTGCCGTCGCCACTGTCTATGAAAAGAAAGGTGCCAAGGTCGTAGATCTGAATGCAGCCACCGTCAAGAAGTGGCAGGCAATCGCCCGCACCACGGCCTGGAAAGATTATGCCGACAAAAATGAAAACTGCGCCAAATTGCTGAAACTGGCGGAGAAACTATTATGA
- a CDS encoding TRAP transporter small permease gives MSHGFEIAAPKGPPVPDHPFVARMAKALEWVNKVIVRISMFAMLLTAFILTYSVVTRYLFKIPTDWQDEASVFMLIGVTFFSAAYVQSYRGHIGIEVLSSILPPAVNRFRLLLVDIISATFCLFFSWKSWTLFHEAWVDGQTTSSTFAPPLWIPYAMMAAGMTLLSLQILVQILAAATNTSSKGRTV, from the coding sequence ATGAGCCATGGCTTTGAAATAGCAGCTCCTAAAGGGCCGCCTGTTCCAGACCATCCCTTCGTTGCGCGGATGGCAAAAGCACTGGAATGGGTGAACAAAGTTATCGTGCGCATCTCCATGTTTGCCATGTTGCTGACGGCCTTCATCCTCACTTATTCTGTCGTCACACGTTATCTGTTCAAGATACCGACAGACTGGCAGGATGAGGCTTCAGTCTTCATGCTGATAGGCGTGACCTTTTTTTCCGCAGCTTACGTGCAGTCTTATCGTGGTCACATAGGCATAGAGGTCTTGTCATCCATCTTGCCGCCAGCAGTCAACCGCTTCCGTCTGTTGCTGGTGGATATCATCAGTGCGACGTTTTGCCTGTTTTTTTCCTGGAAATCGTGGACGCTGTTTCATGAAGCCTGGGTCGATGGACAAACAACTTCTTCGACATTCGCACCGCCCTTGTGGATACCCTATGCCATGATGGCGGCTGGTATGACCCTGTTGTCACTGCAAATCCTGGTACAGATACTGGCTGCCGCCACCAATACAAGCAGCAAAGGGAGGACAGTATGA
- a CDS encoding TRAP transporter large permease, whose amino-acid sequence MSPLTLGVLYGIVTLVVMFSGMPIAFALGVVATGFMYFFMPAASLDTITQNVYEEMASITLLSIPLFILKGAAIGKSPAGRDLYSAIHAWLHKVPGGLGIANVFACAMFAAMAGSSPATCSAIGSAGIPEMRRRGYSPGFAAGIIAAGGTLGILLPPSITMILYAVAAEQSLGRLFLAGIGPGILLVILFSGYAVYRARREYAIAYKAYEQGGVKSAYLEEEHFSLAQKVEMLPRVLPFVILLIGVMVALYGGYATPSETAGLGALLAMVLIAVVYGVWRPKDISPFITSTIKESTMLLFIIGMSLLYSYVMSYLHISQSAAQWVVDLHLSKWMLLTVILLMVVVFGFFLPPVSIILMMCPIILPPLKVAGFDLIWFGVVMTIVMEMGLIHPPVGLNIFVIKNIAPDIPLKDIVWGVMPFLLLMLVAVILLCVFPHIATAFPDALMGAK is encoded by the coding sequence ATGAGTCCGCTTACCCTCGGCGTCTTATATGGCATTGTCACCCTGGTCGTGATGTTTTCCGGCATGCCGATCGCCTTTGCTTTGGGCGTAGTGGCCACCGGCTTCATGTACTTTTTCATGCCCGCTGCTTCACTCGATACCATTACCCAGAACGTCTATGAAGAAATGGCATCGATCACCTTGTTGTCGATACCGCTGTTCATTTTAAAAGGTGCAGCGATAGGCAAATCACCTGCCGGACGTGACCTTTACTCTGCCATCCATGCCTGGTTGCACAAGGTGCCTGGTGGTCTGGGTATCGCCAATGTCTTTGCCTGCGCAATGTTTGCTGCCATGGCTGGTTCTTCGCCTGCGACTTGCTCGGCCATCGGTTCTGCTGGTATCCCTGAAATGCGCAGGCGTGGTTATTCGCCCGGTTTTGCGGCAGGCATCATCGCTGCCGGTGGCACTCTGGGTATTTTGTTGCCGCCATCGATTACCATGATCCTGTATGCAGTTGCCGCTGAACAGTCTTTGGGGCGCTTGTTTTTGGCTGGAATAGGACCTGGCATTTTGCTGGTGATTTTATTCTCTGGCTATGCTGTCTACAGGGCTCGTCGTGAGTATGCGATTGCGTATAAGGCTTATGAACAGGGTGGTGTCAAATCAGCTTATCTGGAAGAAGAGCATTTCAGCTTGGCACAAAAAGTCGAGATGCTGCCACGTGTGTTGCCCTTCGTCATCCTGCTTATCGGTGTCATGGTGGCCTTGTATGGTGGTTATGCAACACCGTCTGAAACGGCAGGCCTCGGTGCCTTGCTGGCCATGGTGCTCATCGCTGTCGTGTATGGCGTCTGGCGACCAAAAGATATCTCGCCCTTCATCACCTCGACGATTAAAGAATCAACGATGCTGCTATTCATCATCGGCATGTCGCTGCTCTATTCTTATGTCATGAGTTACCTGCACATCAGCCAGTCGGCGGCGCAATGGGTGGTCGATCTGCACCTCAGTAAATGGATGTTGCTGACAGTGATCTTGCTGATGGTGGTGGTATTTGGTTTCTTCCTGCCACCGGTATCGATTATCCTGATGATGTGTCCCATCATCCTGCCGCCCTTGAAGGTAGCTGGTTTTGACCTGATCTGGTTTGGCGTGGTCATGACCATCGTCATGGAGATGGGCCTGATACATCCACCCGTGGGTTTGAATATTTTTGTCATCAAGAATATCGCGCCAGATATACCCTTGAAGGATATCGTCTGGGGTGTCATGCCTTTTCTGTTACTGATGCTGGTGGCGGTGATTTTATTATGCGTATTCCCGCACATCGCCACCGCATTTCCTGATGCCTTGATGGGAGCAAAATAA
- the mdcA gene encoding malonate decarboxylase subunit alpha, whose translation MTAAGRWNTLQTNRQQRLQRAAAVLGNDLQGKLFPQQRIGDCLHAVLETGDRVCLEGNNQKQADFLAKALTRLDAARVHDLHMLLSVLALPEHLDVFDKGIASKLDFSFSGPQAARLAKLASAGKLNIGAIHTYLELYARYFVDLTPRVALVAAQSADRAGNLYTGPNTEDTPTIVEATAFKSGIVIAQVNEIVDVLPRVDIPAGWVDFVVQAPTPHYIEPLFTRDPALISEIQVLMAMMAIKGIYAEYEVKRLNHGIGFDTAAIELLLPTYAASLGLKGKIASHWALNPHPALIPAIEAGFVESVHSFGSELGMEDYIRARPDVFFVGADGSMRSNRALSQAAGHYACDMFIGSTLQIDLQGNSSTATLGRIAGFGGAPNMGADARGRRHASPAWLKAGREARAGSNQIPRGQKLVVQMVETFREHMQPAFVEKLDAWQLAEQAKMAIPPVMIYGDDVTHILTEEGIANLLLCRSEEEREQAIRGVAGYTPVGLARDKRMVENLRDRGIIKRAEELGIDKRMATRDLLAAKNMKDLVRASGGLYQPPKRFRNW comes from the coding sequence ATGACCGCAGCAGGTCGCTGGAATACCCTGCAAACCAACCGCCAGCAGCGCCTGCAAAGGGCAGCTGCAGTGTTGGGCAATGATTTGCAGGGCAAACTATTTCCGCAGCAGCGCATAGGCGACTGCCTGCATGCGGTACTGGAAACAGGCGACCGGGTTTGCCTGGAAGGGAATAACCAGAAGCAGGCAGATTTTTTGGCCAAGGCACTGACCAGACTGGATGCGGCACGCGTGCATGATTTGCACATGCTGCTGTCCGTGCTGGCCCTGCCTGAACATCTGGATGTATTTGACAAGGGCATTGCCAGCAAGCTGGATTTTTCTTTTTCGGGCCCGCAGGCAGCACGCCTGGCCAAACTTGCCTCGGCAGGCAAATTGAATATCGGTGCCATCCATACTTATCTGGAATTGTATGCGCGCTATTTCGTCGATCTGACACCGCGCGTGGCCCTGGTGGCTGCGCAGTCGGCAGACCGCGCAGGCAATTTATATACCGGCCCCAATACTGAAGACACACCGACGATAGTTGAAGCTACGGCATTCAAGTCCGGCATCGTGATTGCACAGGTCAATGAAATAGTCGATGTCTTGCCGCGTGTTGATATCCCGGCTGGCTGGGTAGATTTTGTCGTGCAGGCACCGACGCCGCATTACATAGAACCGCTGTTCACCCGTGACCCGGCCTTGATCTCCGAGATACAGGTCTTGATGGCGATGATGGCCATCAAGGGCATCTATGCAGAATATGAAGTCAAGCGTCTCAACCACGGCATAGGCTTTGATACTGCCGCCATAGAATTGCTCTTGCCCACCTATGCAGCATCTCTGGGGCTGAAAGGCAAGATCGCCAGCCACTGGGCGCTGAACCCGCATCCGGCCCTGATACCCGCGATAGAAGCGGGTTTTGTAGAATCCGTACATTCCTTTGGTTCTGAACTGGGTATGGAAGACTATATCCGTGCCCGGCCCGATGTCTTCTTTGTCGGTGCTGACGGTTCCATGCGTAGCAACCGCGCACTCTCGCAAGCTGCAGGGCATTATGCATGCGACATGTTCATAGGCTCCACCCTGCAAATCGATTTGCAGGGCAATTCATCGACTGCCACCCTGGGTCGCATTGCTGGGTTTGGTGGCGCGCCGAATATGGGTGCTGATGCACGTGGCCGTCGTCATGCCAGCCCGGCTTGGCTAAAAGCTGGCCGCGAAGCGCGTGCGGGCAGCAATCAGATACCACGTGGACAAAAACTGGTGGTGCAGATGGTCGAGACTTTTCGCGAACACATGCAACCCGCCTTTGTAGAAAAACTCGATGCATGGCAATTGGCTGAACAAGCGAAGATGGCGATACCACCAGTAATGATTTATGGTGATGATGTCACCCATATCCTGACTGAAGAAGGCATTGCCAATCTGCTCCTGTGCCGCAGTGAAGAGGAGCGCGAACAAGCGATACGCGGTGTCGCAGGTTACACACCAGTCGGACTGGCACGCGACAAACGCATGGTAGAGAACTTGCGTGACCGCGGCATTATCAAACGCGCAGAAGAGCTGGGCATAGACAAGCGCATGGCCACACGTGATTTGCTGGCCGCAAAGAATATGAAAGACCTGGTGCGCGCATCGGGTGGTTTATATCAACCGCCCAAGCGTTTCAGGAACTGGTAA
- the mdcC gene encoding malonate decarboxylase acyl carrier protein, translating into METLVFRFEQGQRKLGSAAQLVGVVSSGNLEVLVQSLDLQSACEIEISTAATGFGAIWQAVMRDFNQRWQLADCRIAINDMGATPAVVSLRMDQAIEACLEQAK; encoded by the coding sequence ATGGAAACTTTGGTATTTCGTTTTGAGCAAGGGCAACGCAAGCTGGGATCTGCGGCGCAACTGGTAGGCGTGGTCAGCTCGGGTAATCTGGAAGTGCTGGTGCAGTCGCTGGATTTGCAGTCAGCCTGCGAGATAGAAATCAGCACGGCTGCCACTGGCTTTGGTGCGATCTGGCAAGCAGTCATGCGTGACTTTAACCAGCGCTGGCAACTGGCCGATTGCCGCATTGCCATCAACGACATGGGCGCTACTCCCGCCGTTGTCAGCCTGCGCATGGATCAGGCCATAGAAGCCTGTCTGGAGCAAGCCAAATGA